CCGCTTTGGTGATGTCATCAACGGTATATTCGCCTTCCCCTTTGGATTCCCACAGGACGCCGTTCTCAGCGCTGTCGCCTGCCGCACGGGTACGGACGGTAACTTTGTCGGCCACGATAAACGCCGAGTAGAAACCGACGCCGAACTGGCCGATCAGCTGGCTGTCTTTCGCCTGGTCAGAGCCCATGGACTCAAGGAACGCTTTGGTGCCGGATTTGGCGATGGTGCCGAGGTGGTCGATCACTTCGTCGCGGTTCATCCCGATGCCGTTATCGGCGATGGTCAGGGTGCGGTTCTCTTTATTGAACGAGACGCGCACGCGCAGCTCGCCGTCGCCTTCATACAGGTCCGGGTTGGACAGCGCGCGGAAGCGCAGCTTGTCCGCCGCGTCCGAGGCGTTGGAAATCAGCTCACGCAGGAAAATTTCTTTGTTGGAATACAGGGAATGGATCATCAGGTGCAGAAGCTGTTTTACTTCTGACTGGAAACCACGGGTTTCTTGTCCTTTCATCTATGTCGACCTCAACAATGCCATTTAATGGGGTTTTAAAACGTTGAGTGAGAGATGGGGATAAGGGAGGAAATTTTCAAGCGGAGGCCGCGCGCGCAGCCTCCGTTTGGTCAGAAAATAATCTTGTGACGCCCGGCCAGAGAGTGCGACAGCGTGGTGCCGTCGACCATTTCCAGTTCGCCGCCCACCGGCACGCCGTGGGCAATGCGGCTGGCGTCAACGCCGTACTGCGAGCACAGTTCGGCGATGTAGTTGGCGGTTGCCTCCCCTTCCACCGTCGGGTTGGTGGCGAGGATCACCTCTTTGATGGTTTCGGACTCAAGACGCTGTTCAAGGCGGTCAAGACCGATATCATCCGGGCCAATACCGTCCAGCGGGGAGAGATGCCCCATCAGCACGAAGTAGCGACCGGAAAACTGCCCGGTTTGTTCGATGGCGTAGATGTCCGCCGGACTCTCCACCACGCAAATCTGACCGTTTTCCTGACGACGCGGGTTCGTACAGATGTTACACACGTCCTGCTCGGTAAAGGTGCGGCAATCCGCACAGTGACCAATTTCTGACATGGCGCGGGTTAAAGCCTGCGCCAGGCGCATCCCGCCGCTGCGGTCGCGCTGCAATAGCGTAAACGCCATGCGCTGCGCCGACTTCGGGCCAACGCCCGGCAGGCAGCGCAGTGCTTCCATTAACTGCGTGAGCAGCGGACTGGTTTGCATCAGAACGGCATCTTGAAGCCAGGCGGCAGCTGCATACCGCTGGAAACAGAGGCCATTTTCTCTTTCTGAGTTTCGTCGATACGGCGAGCGGCATCGTTAAACGCGGCTGCAACCAGATCTTCCAGCATCTCTTTGTCGTCTTCGAGCAGGCTCGGGTCGATTTCCACGCGACGGCAGTTGTGCGCACCGTTGATGGTCACTTTGACCAGACCGGCACCGGATTCACCCGTGAC
This region of Enterobacter asburiae genomic DNA includes:
- a CDS encoding YbaB/EbfC family nucleoid-associated protein encodes the protein MFGGKGGLGGLMKQAQQMQEKMQKMQEEIAQLEVTGESGAGLVKVTINGAHNCRRVEIDPSLLEDDKEMLEDLVAAAFNDAARRIDETQKEKMASVSSGMQLPPGFKMPF
- the recR gene encoding recombination mediator RecR translates to MQTSPLLTQLMEALRCLPGVGPKSAQRMAFTLLQRDRSGGMRLAQALTRAMSEIGHCADCRTFTEQDVCNICTNPRRQENGQICVVESPADIYAIEQTGQFSGRYFVLMGHLSPLDGIGPDDIGLDRLEQRLESETIKEVILATNPTVEGEATANYIAELCSQYGVDASRIAHGVPVGGELEMVDGTTLSHSLAGRHKIIF